In a single window of the Neodiprion virginianus isolate iyNeoVirg1 chromosome 1, iyNeoVirg1.1, whole genome shotgun sequence genome:
- the LOC124296669 gene encoding putative uncharacterized protein DDB_G0292292 isoform X1, which translates to MSRPRRPSVSIHDYPEDLNPFKDAANTPAMQSAVSVELRQGKEPKNKFWTFGRSKKKRSNSFSVKSAWSGLFGKRSKEPEIERRTTITTVSTTYQNGQFSRPVPPPRLARDQQEFEEAFGTFTRRKKYTMESSSHYGSNLTVNGDPARLYNGSPQDTTTSILGELTPKAPARRFGQVSPRSKDEIPPLEFEAKSEAGDTDDREVDEAPVPTKRHSRKQVPRVNVLEAPAEEPLDRDIGSDLTMRDENENLADDFVFRRCSQDAVRRSNLSINSCVSTASGISMSGRKKRRAPQPPQRKESAENHEEKSAAPATPPTELEIKESIDIAKVTEDIQEMTKQSQNIDETILNSSSIREEADGKVKENDSEIATTEVNKDSNDELEEVRLKRKLPSESPREETDDDKDVVMKSDENGNRENRIEVETIEIKRVVDDNIEIIKEVNENSSISADVDLEEVELRKKPSSGGGISRSDSFSVKEQIEQIERQIKELESKHANNNNGSNNNNVNNNSISITDDKKYYEPSETRLSIQANRRSFFKNMVSNEPNGVKIEIKELPREQKDIQVVKLTDPPVPIEAPKEPVKIVELHISEPIKQVPEIVEDVNVNPLPKPRRHSSSQAQSVDLNGESKGIKASNDSSKNGREARGDSL; encoded by the exons ATGTCGCGGCCGAGGAGACCAAGTGTTTCCATCCACGATTACCCGGAAGACTTGAACCCGTTCAAAGATGCGGCAAACACTCCAGCAATGCAGTCTGCGGTCAGCGTTGAGCTCAGACAGGGCAAAGAGCCGAAGAATAAATTCTGGACATTCGGTAGGAGCAAGAAGAAACGGTCCAATAGCTTCTCGGTGAAGTCAGCTTG GAGCGGACTCTTCGGCAAACGAAGTAAGGAACCAGAAATCGAGCGCAGAACAACTATCACTACAG TTTCTACAACATACCAAAATGGCCAGTTTTCTCGTCCAGTACCACCACCCCGATTGGCACGAGATCAGCAGGAATTTGAAGAGGCATTCGGTACGTTTacacggagaaaaaaatacactatGGAAAGCTCTTCGCACTACGGTTCAAATTTGACCGTGAACGGAGATCCGGCTAGGCTTTATAACGGAAGTCCGCAGGATACCACAACTTCTATTTTAGGAGAACTTACGCCGAAAGCACCGGCGAGAAG GTTCGGGCAAGTCAGTCCAAGATCAAAAGACGAAATACCCCCGTTGGAATTTGAGGCCAAGTCCGAAGCCGGCGATACCGATGACAGAGAAGTTGATGAAGCTCCCGTTCCCACTAA GAGACATAGTCGAAAACAGGTGCCGCGAGTTAATGTTTTGGAGGCACCGGCAGAGGAGCCATTAGACCGAGATATAGGGTCGGATTTAACGATGAGAGACGAGAACGAGAATCTGGCTGACGACTTCGTGTTTAGAAGATGCAGCCAGGATGCTGTACGCAGATCTAATTTATCGATAAATAGCTGCGTATCGACGGCAAGCGGCATCAGCATGTCGGGAAGAAAAAAGCGCAGAGCACCGCAGCCACCGCAGCGGAAAGAATCGGCGGAAAACCACGAA GAAAAATCTGCCGCCCCTGCAACCCCACCGACGGAATTGGAAATCAAGGAGTCAATCGATATAGCTAAAGTAACGGAGGACATACAGGAGATGACCAAGCAGAGCCAAAATATCGACGAGACGATATTAAATTCTAGCTCGATTCGAGAAGAAGCCGACGGTAAGGTGAAGGAAAACGATTCCGAGATTGCAACCACAGAAGTAAATAAGGATTCGAATGATGAATTAGAGGAAGTTAGGTTGAAGAGAAAATTGCCAAGCGAATCGCCGCGGGAAGAAACCGATGACGACAAAGATGTTGTGATGAAGTCTGACGAAAATGGAAACCGCGAAAACCGCATAGAGGTGGAAACAATAGAGATAAAACGAGTAGTAGACGATAACATAGAAATAATAAAGGAGGTGAACGAAAATTCGTCGATATCAGCGGACGTGGATTTGGAGGAAGTTGAATTGAGAAAGAAGCCTTCATCCGGCGGTGGAATTTCGCGAAGCGACAGCTTTTCGGTCAAAGAGCAAATCGAGCAAATTGAAAGACAGATAAAGGAATTAGAGTCGAAGCACGCGAACAATAATAACGgtagtaacaataacaacgTAAATAACAACAGCATATCAATTACGGATGATAAGAAATACTACGAACCTTCGGAGACGAGACTGTCGATTCAGGCGAATCGTagaagttttttcaaaaacatggTCAGCAACGAGCCGAACGGTGTGAAAATCGAGATTAAGGAATTGCCGAGGGAACAGAAGGACATTCAAGTCGTCAAGCTGACCGATCCGCCGGTTCCGATCGAGGCGCCAAAAGAGCCGGTTAAAATAGTGGAACTTCATATTTCGGAACCGATAAAACAAGTGCCGGAAATCGTCGAGGACGTAAACGTGAATCCGTTGCCCAAGCCGAGACGACACAGCTCAAGTCAGGCTCAAAGTGTAGATTTAAACGGCGAGAGCAAAGGTATCAAGGCTTCGAACGATTCGAGTAAGAACGGCAGAGAGGCGCGAGGAGATTCCTTGTGA
- the LOC124296669 gene encoding putative uncharacterized protein DDB_G0292292 isoform X2 yields the protein MESSSHYGSNLTVNGDPARLYNGSPQDTTTSILGELTPKAPARRFGQVSPRSKDEIPPLEFEAKSEAGDTDDREVDEAPVPTKRHSRKQVPRVNVLEAPAEEPLDRDIGSDLTMRDENENLADDFVFRRCSQDAVRRSNLSINSCVSTASGISMSGRKKRRAPQPPQRKESAENHEEKSAAPATPPTELEIKESIDIAKVTEDIQEMTKQSQNIDETILNSSSIREEADGKVKENDSEIATTEVNKDSNDELEEVRLKRKLPSESPREETDDDKDVVMKSDENGNRENRIEVETIEIKRVVDDNIEIIKEVNENSSISADVDLEEVELRKKPSSGGGISRSDSFSVKEQIEQIERQIKELESKHANNNNGSNNNNVNNNSISITDDKKYYEPSETRLSIQANRRSFFKNMVSNEPNGVKIEIKELPREQKDIQVVKLTDPPVPIEAPKEPVKIVELHISEPIKQVPEIVEDVNVNPLPKPRRHSSSQAQSVDLNGESKGIKASNDSSKNGREARGDSL from the exons atGGAAAGCTCTTCGCACTACGGTTCAAATTTGACCGTGAACGGAGATCCGGCTAGGCTTTATAACGGAAGTCCGCAGGATACCACAACTTCTATTTTAGGAGAACTTACGCCGAAAGCACCGGCGAGAAG GTTCGGGCAAGTCAGTCCAAGATCAAAAGACGAAATACCCCCGTTGGAATTTGAGGCCAAGTCCGAAGCCGGCGATACCGATGACAGAGAAGTTGATGAAGCTCCCGTTCCCACTAA GAGACATAGTCGAAAACAGGTGCCGCGAGTTAATGTTTTGGAGGCACCGGCAGAGGAGCCATTAGACCGAGATATAGGGTCGGATTTAACGATGAGAGACGAGAACGAGAATCTGGCTGACGACTTCGTGTTTAGAAGATGCAGCCAGGATGCTGTACGCAGATCTAATTTATCGATAAATAGCTGCGTATCGACGGCAAGCGGCATCAGCATGTCGGGAAGAAAAAAGCGCAGAGCACCGCAGCCACCGCAGCGGAAAGAATCGGCGGAAAACCACGAA GAAAAATCTGCCGCCCCTGCAACCCCACCGACGGAATTGGAAATCAAGGAGTCAATCGATATAGCTAAAGTAACGGAGGACATACAGGAGATGACCAAGCAGAGCCAAAATATCGACGAGACGATATTAAATTCTAGCTCGATTCGAGAAGAAGCCGACGGTAAGGTGAAGGAAAACGATTCCGAGATTGCAACCACAGAAGTAAATAAGGATTCGAATGATGAATTAGAGGAAGTTAGGTTGAAGAGAAAATTGCCAAGCGAATCGCCGCGGGAAGAAACCGATGACGACAAAGATGTTGTGATGAAGTCTGACGAAAATGGAAACCGCGAAAACCGCATAGAGGTGGAAACAATAGAGATAAAACGAGTAGTAGACGATAACATAGAAATAATAAAGGAGGTGAACGAAAATTCGTCGATATCAGCGGACGTGGATTTGGAGGAAGTTGAATTGAGAAAGAAGCCTTCATCCGGCGGTGGAATTTCGCGAAGCGACAGCTTTTCGGTCAAAGAGCAAATCGAGCAAATTGAAAGACAGATAAAGGAATTAGAGTCGAAGCACGCGAACAATAATAACGgtagtaacaataacaacgTAAATAACAACAGCATATCAATTACGGATGATAAGAAATACTACGAACCTTCGGAGACGAGACTGTCGATTCAGGCGAATCGTagaagttttttcaaaaacatggTCAGCAACGAGCCGAACGGTGTGAAAATCGAGATTAAGGAATTGCCGAGGGAACAGAAGGACATTCAAGTCGTCAAGCTGACCGATCCGCCGGTTCCGATCGAGGCGCCAAAAGAGCCGGTTAAAATAGTGGAACTTCATATTTCGGAACCGATAAAACAAGTGCCGGAAATCGTCGAGGACGTAAACGTGAATCCGTTGCCCAAGCCGAGACGACACAGCTCAAGTCAGGCTCAAAGTGTAGATTTAAACGGCGAGAGCAAAGGTATCAAGGCTTCGAACGATTCGAGTAAGAACGGCAGAGAGGCGCGAGGAGATTCCTTGTGA
- the LOC124296670 gene encoding HEAT repeat-containing protein 3, whose amino-acid sequence MGKQKRERRKPHKKNPTGLPNVEDLDKEEEELDEEDKDAALQRMIDQLESPNIEEKLSGLQTLESMCTNAEMAMQVAKGGVARIAAPLLVDENNLVRAASASALRNIANNGGEDACNMLLEHDVMTPLAALLQRHYTSWQPKPKEKGKIDDEKETFIQAITLLWTLCENDEHAIKYSNEGHLISILIKCLDISLHSLDVNIIAAQCMLTLSEDNPLAISELKKYEGPLLSLLKLKTDKESDLSNVMLLKTLSGGLLMNINNSECTSAIVSCQVATALAETLAFDHRKLLNSVTSTLPVDTNKLNVKSEKKLNDIKKYLTAQQQALEILANLCSEDPQEDMDSDLDDSDPAEEENDFIDDDVMSTDKFHISTLPIELTEVFASLKIIDIVWEKTILLPENVRQILFENPESKTVLKHAHVLRCRAFLCLNNLISTLDVDGLGGVENLYRMWVEIGNVVFKEADQNDIALLESATAAMRAALQKLVEVRANVFSQLSMFDIQVMLNGEQQCPNPNVRVNLVRIVGNLALVFTNTNTANCRELVKHLSIFLLDACAKEPEVWVIAECLDAIMDIFAEDETNEVAAEIELVDKLRPLVQLLNNKIRQQKKRLGDNFYVVSTVKTNLNRFIKYKSAQLAKLK is encoded by the exons ATGGGAAAACAAAAGCGGGAAAGGCGCAAGCCTCACAAAAAAAATCCTACCGGACTTCCCAATGTTGAAGATCTCgacaaagaagaagaggaactTGACGAGGAGGACAAGGATGCGGCATTGCAGCGGATGATTGATCAG ttgGAATCTCCAAatatagaagaaaaattatctgGCCTACAAACATTAGAGTCAATGTGTACCAATGCAGAGATGGCTATGCAAGTCGCCAAGGGAGGTGTGGCAAGGATAGCGGCTCCGTTGCTGGTAGATGAAAACAATTTGGTGCGAGCGGCTAGCGCCAGCGCCTTGCGTAACATAGCTAACAACGGAGGCGAAGATGCATGCAATATGCTGCTTGAGCACGACGTTATGACACCGTTGGCTGCGTTACTACAGAGA CATTATACATCTTGGCAACCAAAGCCcaaagaaaaagggaaaataGATGATGAAAAAGAGACTTTTATTCAAGCCATAACTCTGCTCTGGACTTTGTGTGAAAATGATGAGCACGCTATAAAATATTCCAACGAAGGTCACCTTATATCGATTCTGATAAAATGCTTGGACATTTCCCTTCATAGCTTGGATGTCAATATAATAGCAGCTCAATGCATGTTGACCTTATCCGAAGATAATCCACTGGCTataagtgaattgaaaaaatacgaaggaCCTTTGCTCAGCTTGTTAAAACTGAAAACTGACAAAGAATCCGACCTGTCTAATGTGATGCTTCTCAAAACTCTGTCTGGCGGTCTTTTGATGAATATCAACAACTCTGAATGCACCTCAGCGATTGTTTCTTGCCAAGTAGCTACAGCGCTTGCCGAAACCCTGGCATTTGATCacagaaaattattgaacagCGTTACTTCGACGCTCCCTGTAGATACAAATAAGTTGAATGTTAAATCTGAAAAGAAACTGAACGATATTAAGAAATACTTGACAGCGCAGCAGCAGGCGTTGGAAATCTTGGCCAATTTATGCTCTGAGGATCCGCAAGAAGACATGGATTCTGATTTGGATGATTCAGATCCAGCCGAGGAAGAGAACGATTTCATCGATGACGATGTTATGTCTACGGATAAATTCCACATTTCAACACTGCCGATAGAGTTGACAGAAGTTTTTGCCAGTCTTAAAATAATCGATATAGTTTGGGAAAAAACGATTTTACTTCCAGAAAACGTTAGGCAAATACTGTTCGAAAATCCTGAAAGCAAAACGGTTCTGAAACACGCCCACGTTCTCAGATGCAGAGCATTTTTGTGCCTTAATAACTTAATTTCTACCTTAGACGTTGACGGATTAGGTGGagtagaaaatttatacag GATGTGGGTAGAGATCGGAAATGTAGTCTTCAAAGAGGCAGATCAAAACGATATCGCACTCCTAGAATCAGCCACAGCTGCGATGAGGGCAGCGTTGCAAAAATTGGTCGAAGTACGAGCGAACGTCTTCAGCCAGTTAAGCATGTTCGACATCCAGGTAATGTTGAACGGGGAACAACAGTGTCCAAATCCCAACGTCAGAGTCAACTTGGTTCGAATTGTCGGTAATCTTGCCCTGGTTTTCACAAATACGAACACAGCTAACTGCCGAGAACTAGTCAAG CATCTTTCTATATTTCTGCTCGATGCGTGTGCGAAGGAACCAGAGGTTTGGGTAATTGCGGAATGTTTGGATGCCATAATGGATATTTTTGCAGAGGATGAGACAAACGAAGTGGCTGCTGAAATCGAATTGGTGGATAAACTGCGACCGCTGGTCCAGCTCTTGAACAATAAG ATTCGTCAGCAGAAAAAACGACTGGGTGATAACTTCTACGTCGTGTCAACCGTGAAAACTAATCTTAATAGATTCATAAAGTATAAGAGTGCTCAACTGGCAAAACTCAAATGA